The following is a genomic window from Mus pahari unplaced genomic scaffold, PAHARI_EIJ_v1.1 scaffold_6812_1, whole genome shotgun sequence.
CTGAACCTGATGACAGgatttcaattcccaggaaccacatggacCTGGATACCAACTCTCACAAACATGTATGAAGAACAATCACTGACCCTGTGCTCAGAGCCATTTCACCTTTTACTAACAGTGCCAACAGGGAGCATGGGCCTGTCATCACTTCTAATTGGGCTAGGTTTCtttggggggttgttttatttttgtttgtttggtttttggttttttgagacaggaacacTCTATACCCTGGCTCTCCAGGAACTCTCTATGGaaaccaggttggcttcaaactcacctgcccctgcctcctgagtgctggagttaaaggcctgagccaccacttCTGGCAGAATTAAGTTTTACAACACATGAAACCTAACTATTCACAATGAATCAATTCCAAAACTGGTTATTGGTACATCAATGCTTATACGttgcaaatgagaaaaacaggTTTCTCTACCAGGATTtccttttgcttaaaaaaaaattcaaggggcaggagagatggctcagtgatttagagcactggatgctcttccagaggtcctgagctcaattcccagtaaccacatggtggttcacaaccatctatagtgggattTGATCCCATCTTTAgacatgcaggtgtacatgcagattgagcaaataaaatgtataactctttaaaaataatcacacacacacacacacacatacacaggcacacactctacCAGCAGCACAATTGatgacaaaaagacaaaagcatAATTAATTTCCTAAAATATCAGAGGCAGCAATCAATATAGCTATTTAAAGATATATCTTCATTCATATGAAAATCATTAATAATATCTCCTTGCCTCTAAATGTAATCTTTCCTTTGAGTCAATCTCTCACTAAAATGTGACTCCTACATTGACACCTTTGAAAGGCAACCAGTTGAAGGCCTTATTACCATACAGACATGACTCAGTCTCAGGAGGTTGAGGTTCAGCTCCACTCCTGGCTCCCACTGCTAGGTATGATGATGATGCACCTCAGGATCCTGCCTggcacataggaggcagaggtaggagggtcCCCatgagtccaaggtcagcctgaactcTAGGATAGCCTGATGTCGTCCTAAAcagcctcctcccacccacctgccaaaaacaaacaaaaaccaaaatcccCTAAACCTCCAACATCAGGATCAGCCTGTTCACTACGTTACATTTTGAGTTTGCTGTGGGAGGCAATGTTTATAAACACTGAGACCATAACTAAATAAAAACCCTTTTCTTGGGAGTGTTTGATCAACCCTTTACttccaccactcaggaggcagaggaaggcagaacttTTGAGGTGGAAGTTAGCAttgtctacatagttccaggccagcttggactaaAGCTTGGACCTTATCCTAGACAAACAGAACCAACCATCCTCAAGAATGGATTTATGTTCACTCCATTAGGCTctgttaccttttaaaataaaatagttgagAGAACGAAGGACAATCAGAAATACACTTTGAGGTTGCAGCATTCACCCGGTTCTCTCCTACACTGGCTCGGCAACTGGCCATCTCACCAGTCAGAGGACACAAGAGAAAAAACTCTTGTATAAACCATCAGGGACTGCACAGTGGGAATCTGGTGTCATAATGCTGAGACAAGCCAGGAGTAATGTCCTCAAGAACCAAAGACACAGCCAGTCCTGTGGTCTTTCCCACTGGTGTTAGGGTCCCCACCATCCCTCTCTCCCAAGGCATCATATGGGCCCCTAGCACTCACAAAACCATAGAGAACAGAGATTCTACCTACAGAATCAACCTACAGGTCAACAATGCTACCACAGCTCTAGCCCTGTTTCATCCCGTAAGTCAAACAGCTCAGGAAGGTACCAGGAGAACTATGCTCAGTGCAAGCCACGCCCTTTATGTTGAGCTCTTGGGGCAGGTACCCCGAATCCTGGTAGACACTATCAGAGAAAGAAGGATGCTTGAACAGTTGTGTCAATTTCTCTACCACCCAAGAGAGCAGAggtccactgtgctgcccagtcaaggagTTGGGGACAATTATCCTAGTGCCACAGCCAATGAGAGGGCAGAGTCAGCTCTCCCTACTACCACAGGTGGTGAATTGAGAAAGCGAAACACCCCTGCATCCATGCCAGCAGATTGCATCTACGCACACCTGTAGAACATTTCCCTCATCAATCATCAATGTGAGAGGACtcagcccactgtaggcagtaCTCCTGCcagactggtggtcctggatggtataagaaagctAACTGAGGAAGCAATGGAGAGCGAGCCATAAAGAATGAtcaaccctccatggcctctgcttcagtttctgccttggcctcctctGATGGACTGTACCTTGTGAGTCCTTTCCTCCAAGTTACTTTTTTGGTCATAACCTtttaacacagaaacagaaaacccacTAACACACAAACTTGTAGCCAACCTGTATTATGTGGTAATTGTTAGTTCTCAAGACTCTCCAAATGTCCAGAAATGAGATCAAGCTGGATTACGGGATTTCTGACAGTTCAATAAAAGCCATTATAATTCAGGAACTTCTGAAACCAGTTCCTATCTGCCAAAAGATAACTTTATCCTTGTTTTTGTTACTGTCATAATGTTACAATGTGCTCTATTTATTTACTAGATACATTCTAGAACAAGTAAACAGATTGTCTCACTTAGATAATGGCTTTCAATCTTGTCAGAAATCTTCAAAATGTAATGTTAAATGTTTTAGCTTACTATAATAGACAGAGAATCCCAAATCCTGACAgtgaaactttttttgttttgttttgtttttcgaaacagggtttctctgcatagccctggctgtcctggaactcactctgtagaccaggctggccttgaacttagaaatccgcctacctctgcctcccaagtgctgggattaaaggtgtgcgccaccacgcctggccaacaGTGAAACTCTTATTGCCCAAGATCTCTGAGTGATATGGACACAGTGACAAGACTGTGTAGAGTGTGAGAATCACTGCTCCATTGCCATGCCTGATGCCAGGGATTGGCCTAAACTGTGGGCAAACAGAAGATATTCAGAGAGTTAAATGTCTAATATTACCTAAGACAAGTGAGTCATTTCTCCCACGCCCCTCCCCCACATGAAAAAGCTTCTCATCTTCTGGGTCTGATGGATGGCCAGACTACCTCTGCCCAAGTCTCCATGGAATTGTCCACTGTGGGTCCCACCAGATGAATGACTCTGTCTTCTCCAAGGGACACAACTAAGCTGACAAGGTAACTAGAGCTGTGACCCTTAGGGGCCAGACTTGTCTCACCTACCACAGAACATTCTTACACTCCTCCAATGTCATTACTTCCTTGACATCACCCCTCATAACACTAACTTgtcatttcttttgtcttctgcttCAGATCCTGACTTCAGCCTACCAACACCTTAATGTCACACAACCTGGCCACAttaaagattgctggctatgtGTAGCCCCTGGAATTAACTCAAATAGCGAGTTACATCTTTTCTGATGACTCTGTCAAGTAAACTTACATCACCTTTTACCAGGTGCCCCAACTCTGATGTTGCTACAAAGCCATaccttttctctatctttttttttttttttttttttttcggtttttcgagacagggtttcactgtattgtcctggctgtcctggaactcactttgtagaccaggctggcctcgaactcagaaatccgcctgcctttgcccccccgagtgctgggattaaaggcgtgtgccaccacgcccggcaatttcTCTATCACTTTTTACTATAGACTTAATGTGTTTTTCATGATAAACTATATAATCAACTATCATATTCACATGGTCAAATTTTCAAGTTTCCTTTACTTGTCTTTCAAATGTAAAGTTAAAATGTGTTTCATCATGGTAaattcagaaatttttttttgtttcccagataaaaggaaaaaaatccttcttaCTTCTTCTGTTCCATGAACGGTTTGTGTCATTTCTAAATTCATCATAGAGTGTATTCCTGCTGTTAACAGATTTATCTCATTTGTAAACATATGAGCTCCAGAAAATCCACTCAGATTCACCTTTCATGGACAACACAGACCCCATCTAGATAGGTACACCTGCCAATCAATAGCCAAAGTTCCTACCTCTTGCCTATTCCAGAGGGTGGGATTCCTCTCTGTCCCCTGGGATTGGGACTCCTCTCAAACCAAGCACCAAGACCTAACAGTTTCTAATGTACACcgagaacatttctttttctcccaaaaACACTTGACTTTACACTCTTCCTCAAAAATACATGAGTGTTCCAGCACCTTGCAATGTCCAGGTGTTTACTCAAAATCTACAACCacgacagctccagagaagcaatcCGCACTTGTGCCattgcagacagacacagacacagatgtttCTACTGGACCTGCTCCTTCCTACCCACAGATGGTCTCAAAGATCCTAGTGAGCAAGGAAACAACTGACTCTAAGACCAACACCCCATCTCCATTTTCTTAGGTTTCCCAGACATGCTtccccaaagtcagcaggaagcagctAGAGATCACAAGGACCCTATTCCTGCTTCACTGtcatctctttctactttctcctttttaaaattaaaccaaaatggacaaatgttagcattccttctggGCACCACCcgacagttacctggcaacagccaggtaggcctggcttgctataaaaggggctgtttggtcCATACTCCCTCTATCTGGCCTTTCTGTCTGAATCTTTTCTCTCCCTAAcccatttccctctttccccttaccccttccctctccctctccacagtTTTGAACctgcctctcttttcctctcaatatttctttctccctttctccctctccatctttctctgctctactcccttctcaactccacTTCCaatgcccttaataaactctattctacactatacccACCATATGTCTGGTACCTCAGGGACAGAGATGCTTCAGCATGGCCTGCCCACTGAGGCCCCCTTCAACCTCATGATACTCTACTCTACAAAGCATTTCCTGGTCTTAAACACACGACACAgtctacttctttctctgtttgcttTGGACACTTTTATACCTCTCTGGTCATTCTCCCAGatctacaataaaaatcttaatCATATCAAGGAATAGTAATGTCAGCAGTTTCTTTACTGAACATCCACAAatagcatgaaaaaaaatcaaagcatttccagcaaaatcaggaacaagacaagtaGATCCACACTCTCTGCTCTCAGTCAATATGGTATTGTTTTagcaagaacaagaaaacaagagaaacaaagaagagggagggaggtgaaTAGGAAAGAGAAGCCACAATTTCCTCATTTGCAGACACTGTGAGCCTGTATTAGAGATCCTAAAACTCCTCTGAAAACTCATAGAAATGATAAACTTCCTGATAAAATTGACAGGCTGCAATgttaacatagaaaaaaaatcactacccTTCCTACAGAATACTAAACAAAGTAGGATCAGGGAAGCCTTCTGATTCAGAGCAGCCTCAAACACCACCATGAAGGGGCCTGATGAATGGGGTATATGCTTTTGGTTCCAAGCAGGCATAAGttggcagatctcagagttcaaagcgaacctggtctacagagcaactgtCTCCCATGGCTCTTACACAGTTAAACACTGTttcaaaccaaaaacaaacaaacaacaacaacaacaacaaaaaagcaaaccctGGAGTAAGGGGCCAGAGTGATGGTTCAGCAGTACATAGCAATTAATTCTTTTACAAAGGACCCTAGTTGAGTTCCCAAAGCCTACACTATATCTCAcagcctcttgcctctgccagTCAGCATCAACCATAAATtaatacaggcacacatatataatcaAAAATATATCTTGAAAAAGAGTACATAGGAGTAGATCCAACCTTGTATGAGAACATTCTTTATGATGAAAACTTTGAAACCCTGACAATCCTTGCAGAAATGGCTtagcagaggatctgagttcagtgcccacagCCTCAGTGCACACAGCTTACAATCATCTGCAACTACAATTTTtaagggacctgacaccctcttgtgaCCTACACAGGCAGCAGACACAGATGGATTAcaatacatatatgcacagaaAACACTCCTACATAGAAAACTATTAAATCTAAAAGCAAAAAAAGTAAGAAGAGGGAAAATCAGTAATGGTAGTCCAAACCATTGACCCAAGCACATGTAAGCCAAGGTAGGTGGATCTATATGGAgacttcaggacagccaggtctgtaCAGGGGGATCCTGTCTCATCAGCACCAGcaacaaaaagatgaaattagAATTCATATGAGAGTAACATTTGCAACTCATCGACCAGACTCACCTTGTGAATATCCCAGGTGGAAATTGTGTTCATGGAACTCACCATACAGATGACTGACCTGCCTTGTCCATTTCTTGTTAAGCCACACCCTGAGATATAACATGCATATCCATAAAATCCTGCAAGGAAACCCCAACAATATGTGGACACCAGACAGTTGAGGGGTGAGTCAAACTAAAGGAGGTATtgttcccttccctctgccatgTAGAAGGCTTGGATAAAAGCTATGGAAAAGATGAAGGGAGGAAGCCAAGCACACTACAGGCTGGTCATTGGTTCAGACACATTTACCCTTTAATCTGTTTCTATAGATACAAAATAGGTCTGGGGCCTGGGGCTTTGACTCCCTGGGCAGAGTTCACTGTTCTGTTCTGAAAGACCAATAAACAGTAAACCATTACTCatttggaggcagaaagatccgAAGTTCATGGTCACTGGTGTGTGTTACATGAAGGGTTTGAGGTCTGCCTGTGGTACATGAGATCctgtggaaagaaagagagatagagagagagagagagagagagagagagagagagagaggtgagagatagagagagagaggtgagagaggtgagagagacagaaagagggggaagaaagaaaggaagaaagagaaaaagaaacaaaaggagagaaaaagccaGGTATAGAGATGTACCAGTCCCAGTGAAGGTGAGCAGCAGaccttgagtttgaggacagcctagtctacagatcaagttccaggctagccaaggctaaagagcaaggccttatctcaaacaaatggAAAGGATAAGATTCttcccttcaaaaaaaaaaaaaaacagattccacaaagttgtcttcacacacacacacacacacacacacatactgccatgtacacatatcatatacagacatactgaaaataataaaagtaaaaaaacttaaaagagtcTCTCCAGCAGAAAACTGTTCTGAGGaagtttttagaaaaaaagataaatactaAAGCCTATTTGGTAATTTCCCCCCATTAACATTTCTATATGATTGAGTAGGGTACAAAGCCTTCAGGGAAAGGGAGCGATAGGGCTGGTTTTACGATGTTGAGCAACCACTCAGCAGATCACAGATTGGCTCCATGGCAGGACTAGCACAGCAGCCCCACCCTGTTAAACTGCAGTTCCCTTCCTCTTATTAAATGAGAACGTAGGACTGCACAGAACGGGAAAAACCAAGTGGGGGTCTCTTCTAGGTACTCAAGCCCATACCACACTCCAAAGGAATTTCCTTGTAAGTGAAATCTTCTGGCTTTGCCCGGGTCTTGGCATGTTCTTGCCATGTTCGGTAAATGAAGAACTGCTTCCATGTCTCTTTGCCCTGGAGCTTTAGGGTGACCAGGTCACAGTAGAGCCATCTCTTCTGACACAAATTCCTGCAATGCACAGTTGCAATCCAATCAGGCTGACCCCAGTCACCTCACCTTAGAGCCAGGGTTACAGTATGCATACTTTTATTCACTAACCATCCTCATGCAGCACAGATCCAGGTCCAGAATCAGAaggcctcttctttccttcctgccccatCTTGTTCCCTCTTCCCATCCCACCCTGCCCCTCTCCTTACCTCCACAGGACATCACTGCTTGCAAGTTCATTCCAGTTCTATGGGAGAGAAAAGAATCCTTAATCCAACAACTGccccctctcctgctctcaaTTTGTTCTCTGCTGGGCCTACACAGGTTAATCAAACAGTCCTAGCTCTCCAGGCCCAGCCAGCCTGGAGTGACCT
Proteins encoded in this region:
- the LOC110315148 gene encoding F-box/WD repeat-containing protein 15-like isoform X4; this translates as MEIHLPSLPLMKILSYLDAYSLLQVAQVNKNWNELASSDVLWRNLCQKRWLYCDLVTLKLQGKETWKQFFIYRTWQEHAKTRAKPEDFTYKEIPLECGFYGYACYISGCGLTRNGQGRSVICMVSSMNTISTWDIHKSVITWVSPVQPASINLLTTLPEMHIAVTVDIRSTIKLWDCHSREALATNNLESPCKSLKAVISKDYPMVLLH